A section of the Phaseolus vulgaris cultivar G19833 chromosome 8, P. vulgaris v2.0, whole genome shotgun sequence genome encodes:
- the LOC137825629 gene encoding probable caffeine synthase MTL2, protein MERDPPSLHMNGGQGEMSYANNSSIQRQMMLKAKHILEETITSLCSDSSPNCMKVADLGCSVGPNTLLVTSNIINIVHAACTHLNRDLPSFQFYLNDLFGNDFNTTFKSLPDFYTKLLQEKRCRSDSCFINATPGSFYGRLFPSNSINLFHSSNSLHWLSQDPLLGSSLNKGHCHIVSTSPPEVHKAYLKQFQQDFKLFLKLRSEELVSGGAMVLLFLGNHEIRRRTSWEIVSLTLNEMFLEGLIEEAKLESFNIAVYEPTVEEVKQVIEEEGSLFVQRFEVVISVWEEGLNIEGGDDENIRAEIISKHARAALEPLLSQKFDAKVINELFVRFQKKIVQAMKVGKLESATFVISIRKNA, encoded by the exons CTTCACATGAACGGTGGACAGGGAGAAATGAGTTACGCAAACAACTCCTCCATACAA AGACAAATGATGCTTAAAGCCAAACACATACTTGAAGAAACAATAACGAGTCTATGTTCTGATTCTTCTCCAAACTGCATGAAAGTAGCAGATTTAGGTTGTTCTGTGGGACCAAATACACTTCTTGTAacatcaaatattattaatattgttcaTGCTGCATGCACTCACTTAAACCGTGATCTACCCTCATTCCAATTTTATCTCAATGATTTATTTGGAAATgatttcaacaccaccttcaAGTCACTTCCAGATTTTTATACAAAACTGCTACAAGAGAAAAGATGCAGGTCTGATTCATGCTTTATTAATGCCACACCTGGATCCTTCTATGGAAGACTCTTTCCCAGTAATTCCATAAACCTTTTTCATTCCTCCAACAGTCTACACTGGCTTTCTCAG GATCCATTATTGGGGTCATCACTTAACAAGGGTCATTGCCATATAGTTAGCACAAGCCCTCCTGAGGTACACAAAGCTTACCTtaaacagtttcaacaagacTTCAAATTATTTCTGAAATTACGTTCGGAGGAACTTGTGTCTGGAGGAGCAATGGTCTTGTTGTTTCTTGGTAATCACGAAATTCGTAGAAGAACAAGTTGGGAAATAGTGAGTCTAACACTCAATGAGATGTTCTTGGAG GGTTTGATTGAAGAAGCAAAATTAGAGTCGTTTAACATAGCAGTGTATGAACCTACGGTTGAGGAAGTTAAGCAGGTGATTGAGGAAGAAGGGTCATTGTTTGTTCAAAGATTCGAAGTTGTAATCTCGGTTTGGGAAGAAGGCCTAAACATTGAAGGTGGTGATGATGAAAATATAAGAGCCGAAATCATTTCCAAGCACGCACGAGCAGCACTGGAGCCTCTCTTGTCTCAAAAGTTTGATGCAAAGGTTATTAATGAACTATTCGTCAGGTTTCAAAAGAAAATTGTGCAGGCAATGAAGGTTGGAAAATTAGAGAGTGCTACTTTTGTAATATCCATTAGAAAAAATGCTTGA